From Geovibrio ferrireducens, a single genomic window includes:
- a CDS encoding metallophosphoesterase, with product MTQFSILTGLVLFSYVYFSFVSSISCSIIVRWMSAAVLLVVSMKFFIYREIGGSLSAPAFPQPVMFMMEILFSSVVVLFLLLMIKDAASAALWAGNRLGLGITMPFSRFGVNMAVLAVSVVIGVYGKWQAVKVPEVNTVNISITGLPDGLDGFSIVQLSDIHIGAFLKKSWLEKVVEKTNAAKPDIIAVTGDMIDGTPEDLREDIAPLAGLRAGYGVYGVTGNHEYYFQAEKWVPVFSGLGIRMLSNEHVVLDVNGAGIVIAGVPDKTEKRFGGLGADIDKTLTGAPETFRLLLAHQPTENTGKADISLQLSGHTHGGHMPLVSYLTARSNGGMLKGLYERDGKLIYVSPGTGIWPGFSFRLGVPSEITRIVLKQQKD from the coding sequence TTGACGCAGTTTTCGATTTTAACGGGTCTTGTGCTCTTCTCATATGTATATTTCAGTTTTGTTTCTTCAATCTCATGCAGCATCATAGTAAGATGGATGTCTGCGGCGGTTCTGCTCGTTGTCAGTATGAAATTCTTTATCTACAGGGAAATAGGCGGCTCCCTCAGCGCCCCGGCTTTCCCTCAGCCTGTTATGTTCATGATGGAAATACTCTTTTCCTCCGTGGTGGTTTTGTTCCTGCTCCTGATGATTAAAGATGCGGCCTCTGCTGCCCTGTGGGCGGGAAACCGTCTGGGGCTTGGCATAACAATGCCTTTTTCCCGCTTCGGCGTGAACATGGCTGTCTTGGCTGTATCTGTTGTGATAGGAGTTTACGGCAAATGGCAGGCTGTAAAAGTGCCGGAAGTGAACACGGTAAATATCAGCATCACAGGCCTGCCCGACGGTCTGGACGGCTTTTCCATTGTTCAGCTTTCGGATATTCATATAGGCGCATTCCTCAAAAAAAGCTGGCTTGAGAAGGTTGTGGAGAAGACCAACGCAGCCAAGCCCGACATCATAGCCGTTACCGGAGACATGATTGACGGCACACCGGAAGACCTCCGTGAGGATATTGCCCCTTTGGCGGGGCTTAGGGCGGGATACGGCGTTTACGGAGTCACAGGCAACCACGAATATTACTTTCAGGCGGAAAAGTGGGTTCCCGTTTTCAGCGGATTGGGCATACGCATGCTCAGCAATGAGCATGTTGTTCTAGATGTCAATGGTGCAGGCATTGTAATTGCAGGCGTTCCCGACAAAACCGAAAAACGTTTCGGTGGATTGGGGGCAGATATTGATAAAACGCTGACCGGAGCGCCGGAAACCTTCCGCCTTCTTCTTGCCCATCAGCCCACGGAAAACACGGGCAAGGCTGATATAAGCCTCCAGCTTTCAGGTCATACCCACGGCGGCCATATGCCTCTTGTCAGCTATCTTACCGCACGTTCCAACGGCGGCATGCTGAAAGGCCTTTACGAAAGGGATGGCAAGCTGATTTATGTCAGTCCGGGAACAGGCATCTGGCCGGGCTTCTCATTCAGGTTAGGGGTTCCCTCCGAGATAACCAGAATTGTGCTGAAACAGCAAAAGGACTGA
- a CDS encoding LysR family transcriptional regulator — protein sequence MYQNWDDLRYFLAVSRTSSFAGAASRLQVTHSTVARRISALEETLDTTLFLRTEKGCRLTPAGETLLPFAEKLEATIMSLEINVQGKNSQLYGTVRISAPDGLGNCFLAVQLGGFLKTHPNLDIELLPVPMYYSLSKREIDILISLTKPKSGNIVARKLSSYRIGLFASADYIASHDEIRSVDDLLSHDVTDYIRDLLYDENLNFMKDFSPEHKSRFKSSTIVGQMYAAVSGTGVAALPYFMAHTKPELVPVLPELYTERSFWLQVNPDSRQLARVRATIDYIADSMAENKKMFMTLPERGLEK from the coding sequence ATGTATCAAAATTGGGATGATTTAAGATATTTTCTGGCAGTGAGCAGAACAAGCTCCTTCGCAGGGGCTGCTTCCCGCCTTCAGGTGACGCACAGCACAGTGGCAAGAAGGATTTCCGCCCTTGAGGAAACTCTGGACACCACCCTGTTCCTCCGCACGGAGAAAGGCTGCCGTCTCACCCCTGCGGGTGAAACTCTCCTCCCTTTCGCCGAAAAACTGGAAGCTACTATAATGAGCCTTGAAATAAATGTTCAGGGGAAAAACAGCCAGCTTTACGGCACAGTGCGCATAAGCGCGCCGGACGGTCTGGGCAACTGTTTTCTGGCGGTTCAGCTCGGCGGTTTTCTGAAAACTCACCCCAACCTTGATATTGAGCTGCTCCCCGTTCCGATGTACTACAGCCTTTCCAAGCGGGAAATCGACATCCTTATCTCACTGACCAAGCCGAAATCAGGAAATATCGTAGCCCGCAAGCTGAGCAGCTATCGCATAGGCCTTTTCGCATCCGCAGATTATATAGCATCCCATGATGAAATCAGAAGCGTGGATGATCTCCTGTCCCATGACGTGACGGACTACATCAGAGATCTGCTTTATGATGAAAACCTCAATTTTATGAAAGATTTTTCCCCTGAACACAAAAGCAGGTTCAAGAGTTCCACCATTGTGGGGCAGATGTATGCCGCTGTTTCGGGAACCGGTGTGGCCGCACTTCCCTATTTCATGGCACATACCAAGCCGGAGCTTGTTCCAGTTTTGCCGGAGCTTTATACGGAGCGTTCCTTCTGGCTTCAGGTGAACCCCGATTCCAGACAGCTTGCCCGTGTCCGTGCGACAATAGATTATATTGCGGACAGCATGGCGGAGAACAAAAAGATGTTCATGACCCTGCCGGAGAGAGGCTTAGAAAAGTAA
- a CDS encoding restriction endonuclease subunit S domain-containing protein, translating into MFSLTQQNHKIADDNSLGLPFSGLDLKILLTFWRILSDQNKLEDPLNFYKCVKISELNNKKLHDYFQRLNAALPFELQVFHLGNMEFHDLEIVHSAAQSLNTNLDDLTDFEFQAYEEYGLIDNNDYTVIGYKDELLEGFDSVYIQDYFYLPKSLKFAACYSQENIRFVTAAKIANFMQNLDLKFHRFDKFLYITNISEFLGNSQIFDSACISLSDIAGLDKAEQSHFAENVFNIIENVDFTVIYYADEILENKTVGFLKSIKEKIFEYNVTTICFYNREIFIDKLAKVSSEIEAPDLHLKNNSDYITKDEIIENHYVLNLKIYEAPRNLSENFSAKLKDFVNIIRVQPISFKQSNNTRRYPENNIEGRQNSIRWNVREQYSKAKQLTTSENSWEYIGGNKFYIVKTEQLTDYGFISDFSNAFTYEDIQSKKPNKLHMLKPYDILFSYKGKIGEVGIVGEDVARSEVYPDQAILILRIRQKLDYKKAVALYMFLKSPAACEYIANITMIGNVNILNVKAFESMPIPAFSEKDCQYAFDKLEKIIELDRQIHKLDSKKNKIIASLYDYL; encoded by the coding sequence ATGTTTTCACTAACACAGCAAAATCATAAAATAGCTGATGATAACAGTCTCGGCTTGCCTTTCTCAGGGCTTGACCTGAAAATCCTTCTTACGTTCTGGAGAATTCTTTCAGATCAAAATAAACTTGAGGATCCTCTAAATTTCTATAAATGCGTTAAAATTTCTGAACTTAATAATAAAAAACTACACGATTATTTCCAGCGTCTTAATGCAGCACTTCCTTTTGAACTACAGGTGTTTCACCTAGGTAATATGGAGTTCCACGATCTAGAAATTGTACATAGTGCCGCTCAATCTTTAAATACGAATCTGGATGATTTAACCGATTTTGAGTTTCAGGCTTATGAAGAATACGGTCTGATAGATAACAATGATTACACGGTTATTGGTTATAAAGATGAGCTATTAGAAGGATTTGACAGCGTATATATACAGGATTACTTTTATTTGCCCAAAAGCCTTAAATTCGCTGCATGCTACAGTCAAGAGAACATTCGCTTCGTTACAGCTGCAAAGATAGCAAACTTTATGCAGAATTTAGATTTAAAATTTCATCGTTTCGATAAATTTCTGTACATTACTAACATTTCAGAATTTTTAGGCAATTCACAAATATTCGATAGTGCATGCATCAGTTTGTCGGATATAGCGGGTCTGGATAAGGCCGAGCAGTCTCATTTTGCCGAGAATGTTTTTAATATCATTGAGAATGTTGACTTCACAGTTATATATTACGCTGACGAAATACTTGAGAATAAAACTGTTGGGTTTCTGAAAAGCATTAAAGAAAAAATATTTGAGTATAACGTAACAACAATATGTTTCTATAACAGGGAAATTTTTATTGATAAGCTTGCGAAAGTAAGCTCAGAGATCGAAGCACCGGACTTACACCTTAAAAATAATTCTGACTATATAACAAAAGATGAGATCATCGAAAATCACTATGTATTGAATCTGAAAATCTATGAAGCCCCCAGAAACCTTTCAGAAAATTTTTCAGCTAAATTAAAAGATTTCGTAAATATTATCAGAGTGCAGCCTATTTCTTTTAAGCAGTCGAATAACACCAGGAGATATCCGGAAAATAATATTGAAGGACGCCAAAATTCTATACGCTGGAATGTTCGTGAACAATATTCAAAAGCCAAACAGTTGACTACCAGTGAGAATTCTTGGGAGTATATCGGCGGTAATAAGTTCTATATAGTAAAAACTGAACAATTGACTGACTACGGTTTCATCAGTGATTTTTCAAATGCTTTTACCTATGAGGATATACAGTCCAAAAAACCCAATAAACTTCATATGCTGAAGCCGTATGACATTCTGTTTAGCTATAAGGGCAAGATAGGGGAAGTGGGTATAGTCGGAGAGGATGTTGCGAGATCGGAAGTTTACCCAGATCAGGCAATACTGATTTTAAGAATACGACAAAAGCTCGATTATAAAAAGGCTGTAGCATTATATATGTTTTTAAAATCTCCAGCAGCTTGTGAGTATATTGCTAATATTACAATGATAGGAAACGTTAATATACTTAATGTTAAGGCTTTTGAAAGTATGCCTATTCCTGCTTTCTCAGAGAAAGATTGTCAGTATGCATTTGATAAACTAGAAAAAATAATTGAACTGGATCGACAGATACATAAACTGGATAGTAAAAAGAACAAAATTATTGCTTCTCTTTATGATTATCTTTGA
- a CDS encoding DUF2130 domain-containing protein, whose amino-acid sequence MKNNTVKCPNCGKELNVNEVIFSQISQELEKNFAVEQAKEKQILEKEREELKKRTVALEQAKEQMEVRVQEEAAKNLAIEKKKLESKLKAKIIEENAESLKILEDELSEKSAQLKDFNKTKAEIERLKREKSEMEEHLKASFEKQFNEKLESERIKLKSAEDEHNRMKILEKEEVINQLKKQLQYAQRKAEQGSMQLQGEVQELALEDILKREFISDEILEVAKGKNGADVIQVVRNYRMFHCGKIIYESKRTKAFNKEWITKLKRDQLEEKADLAVLITETLPEGIDKIGLYEGVWICSFDNIKGLVMALRENLIRVAEVLKNQQNKGDKVNLLYSYLTSNEFKMQMEAIIEGFLSMKNSLEKERKGMEKLWKEREKQIERVLINATGFFGSVKGIAGNELPDLDILELGFEE is encoded by the coding sequence ATGAAAAACAATACAGTTAAATGTCCGAACTGCGGGAAAGAGCTTAATGTCAATGAGGTAATATTCTCACAAATTAGCCAAGAGCTTGAGAAAAATTTTGCTGTTGAACAAGCTAAAGAAAAACAAATTCTTGAGAAAGAGCGTGAAGAGTTAAAGAAAAGAACTGTTGCTCTTGAGCAAGCTAAGGAGCAAATGGAAGTAAGAGTTCAGGAAGAAGCTGCTAAAAACTTGGCTATCGAAAAGAAAAAACTCGAATCTAAACTGAAAGCAAAAATAATTGAAGAAAACGCCGAATCTTTAAAGATTTTGGAAGATGAACTCTCCGAAAAATCAGCTCAGTTGAAAGACTTTAATAAGACAAAAGCAGAAATTGAACGTCTTAAAAGAGAAAAAAGCGAGATGGAGGAACATCTGAAAGCTTCTTTCGAAAAACAGTTTAACGAAAAACTTGAGTCAGAGAGAATTAAGCTGAAGTCTGCTGAAGACGAACATAACCGCATGAAGATACTTGAAAAAGAGGAAGTTATTAACCAACTTAAAAAACAACTCCAGTATGCGCAGCGAAAAGCTGAGCAAGGTTCAATGCAGTTGCAGGGCGAAGTTCAGGAGCTCGCATTGGAAGATATACTAAAGCGTGAATTTATTTCTGATGAGATACTTGAAGTAGCTAAAGGCAAAAATGGCGCAGATGTTATACAGGTAGTGCGAAATTACCGAATGTTTCATTGCGGGAAAATTATTTATGAAAGTAAAAGGACAAAAGCGTTTAACAAGGAGTGGATCACAAAACTCAAGCGTGACCAGCTTGAAGAAAAAGCTGATTTAGCAGTGCTTATAACAGAAACACTGCCGGAAGGGATTGATAAAATCGGCCTATATGAAGGGGTGTGGATATGCAGTTTTGACAACATCAAGGGACTGGTTATGGCACTCAGGGAGAATCTTATCAGAGTTGCTGAAGTTTTGAAGAACCAACAAAATAAAGGTGATAAAGTAAATCTCTTGTACTCTTATCTGACTAGCAATGAATTTAAAATGCAGATGGAAGCCATAATCGAAGGTTTTCTGTCAATGAAAAACTCTTTGGAAAAAGAGAGAAAGGGGATGGAGAAACTTTGGAAAGAAAGAGAAAAGCAGATAGAAAGAGTATTGATAAATGCGACAGGATTTTTCGGCTCTGTTAAAGGGATAGCAGGAAACGAACTCCCTGATTTGGATATATTGGAACTTGGGTTTGAGGAATAA
- a CDS encoding ABC transporter ATP-binding protein, which produces MVLAKLVDIRKKYMLEGLELEVLKGISLEIEKGEFIAVTGPSGSGKTTLMNILGLLDSPTSGQYFLNGEDVSGLNDDELSHIRNRTVGFVFQSFHLIPHANVLENVLLPAYYGGESMKIMEKRALELLDRIGLADKRKNRPNQLSGGQQQRVAIARALIADPQIILADEPTGQLDSETSASIMELITELNRSGKNIIVVTHDPATSAYAKREIRVLDGMIG; this is translated from the coding sequence ATGGTTCTGGCGAAGCTTGTTGATATACGGAAAAAATACATGCTGGAAGGGCTTGAGCTTGAGGTTCTCAAAGGGATCTCCCTTGAGATTGAGAAGGGTGAGTTCATTGCGGTCACAGGCCCCTCTGGTTCGGGCAAAACCACTCTTATGAACATCCTCGGTCTGCTTGATTCCCCCACATCAGGGCAGTATTTCCTCAACGGGGAGGATGTCTCAGGCCTGAATGACGATGAGCTTTCGCATATACGCAACCGCACGGTGGGCTTCGTGTTCCAGAGCTTTCACCTCATCCCCCATGCGAACGTGCTTGAAAATGTGCTTTTACCCGCTTACTACGGCGGGGAGAGTATGAAGATAATGGAAAAGAGAGCCCTTGAGCTCCTCGACAGAATCGGGCTTGCAGACAAACGGAAAAACCGCCCGAATCAGCTTTCAGGCGGCCAGCAGCAGAGAGTGGCAATAGCCCGCGCCCTTATTGCGGATCCGCAGATTATCCTTGCCGATGAACCCACTGGCCAGCTTGACAGCGAGACATCAGCCTCGATAATGGAGCTGATAACCGAGCTTAACCGGAGCGGAAAGAACATAATTGTCGTCACGCACGATCCCGCGACATCGGCCTACGCAAAGCGGGAGATAAGGGTTCTGGACGGAATGATAGGCTAA
- a CDS encoding efflux RND transporter periplasmic adaptor subunit: MKKVFAVLLACTLLGAGVFAFLSKRGGSKIQILETVKAEKATIEDQLLATGIVKPVVGAKIEIGARATGLISSLPVKVGDRVEGGQLIAKIDSREIERNIETMRVSLRIMKTNLEKEKSLFPVNTDLQHKNIEKREADLRLAERNYGRQKMLHDQNASTDEKLDQSLHELKLAQAELDSAKTELIRIRTSHTNDVQVLENQIKETESRLQELLVQRSYYDIHAPISGVVTQVAADEGETIVAGLQVANLITILQPERLEMWIYVDETDIGKIKEGMKVVYTVDTYPKRKFEGKISRIYLEPETKEGIVYYTAVITMTSEDALLLKTDMTTHVRIIREVKENVLSVKNGAVKWDGAESVVYKITGDKKNPAERISVKTGVKDENNTEITEGLNEGDEVALKIILPEKRQGFN, from the coding sequence ATGAAAAAAGTTTTTGCCGTTCTTCTCGCCTGTACACTGCTTGGAGCGGGGGTTTTTGCCTTTCTTTCCAAGCGCGGCGGAAGCAAAATACAGATATTGGAAACAGTTAAAGCGGAAAAAGCCACCATAGAGGATCAGCTTCTTGCCACAGGCATAGTAAAGCCTGTTGTGGGTGCAAAAATTGAGATAGGTGCCAGAGCAACGGGGCTCATAAGCTCCCTTCCCGTTAAGGTCGGCGACAGGGTTGAGGGCGGACAGCTCATCGCAAAGATAGACAGCCGCGAGATTGAGCGCAATATCGAAACCATGCGCGTGAGCCTCAGAATAATGAAGACAAACCTCGAAAAAGAGAAAAGCCTTTTTCCGGTGAACACAGACCTGCAGCATAAAAACATAGAGAAGCGCGAGGCGGATCTCCGTCTGGCGGAGCGTAACTACGGCAGACAGAAAATGCTCCACGACCAGAACGCCTCCACTGATGAAAAGCTTGATCAGTCTCTCCATGAGCTTAAACTTGCTCAGGCGGAGCTTGACAGCGCAAAGACCGAGCTGATCCGTATCCGCACCTCCCATACAAACGATGTTCAGGTGCTTGAAAACCAGATAAAGGAAACCGAAAGCCGTTTGCAGGAGCTTCTGGTTCAGAGATCATATTACGATATACACGCCCCCATCTCAGGCGTTGTGACTCAGGTTGCAGCGGATGAGGGGGAAACTATAGTGGCAGGCTTGCAGGTGGCAAACCTGATAACAATCCTCCAGCCGGAAAGGCTTGAGATGTGGATCTATGTGGATGAGACAGACATAGGCAAAATAAAAGAGGGCATGAAGGTTGTCTACACTGTTGACACATACCCGAAAAGGAAATTCGAAGGAAAAATAAGCCGGATTTATCTGGAGCCGGAAACCAAGGAAGGGATAGTCTACTACACAGCGGTAATAACCATGACATCCGAAGACGCGCTCCTTCTCAAAACCGATATGACAACCCACGTGCGCATCATCAGGGAGGTTAAGGAGAATGTTCTCTCCGTTAAAAACGGCGCGGTCAAATGGGACGGAGCGGAAAGCGTTGTCTATAAAATAACCGGCGACAAGAAAAACCCCGCAGAGCGGATCAGCGTTAAAACCGGAGTGAAGGACGAGAACAACACAGAAATCACAGAAGGTCTGAACGAGGGTGACGAGGTTGCCTTAAAAATAATTCTGCCGGAGAAAAGGCAGGGGTTTAATTAA
- the thrS gene encoding threonine--tRNA ligase, with translation MNIVLADGSQRVLDEGSSVLDAAKNISLGLAKKAVAGEVNGKAVDLGYILNEGDKVKIITETDTEGLEILRHSTAHLMAQAVQRLYPKVKVTIGPVIKDGFFYDFDTGDMKFTPEDLEKIEKEMAKIAAEKIEVHRKVLSKDEAKKVFTDMGENYKIELIDAIEDPTVSLYEQGDFMDLCRGPHIDNTSKIKHYKLLSVAGAYWRGDEKNPQLQRIYGTSWFKKDELDSYLHMLEEAKKRDHRKIGKELKLFMVEDDIGAGFPIYLPKGGKLRAILEEYERQEHFKRGYEVVYGPAILKSDMWKRSGHYDNYGENMYFTKIDDVEFGIKPMNCVNHIMVYKSDLRSYRDLPLKLFELGTVHRHEKSGVLHGLMRVRAFTQDDAHVFCTPEQLNDEIVKIIDFVTDVMSVFGFEFEIEVSTKPEKYIGSDDNWEKATAALFEALKIKGLPYQINEGDGAFYGPKIDIKLKDAIGRFWQCATIQADFNLPERFDLSYIGEDGQKHRPIMLHRVILGSVDRFIGVLTEHFAGSFPLWIAPVQVRVMNITDDSLEMCKKVEAALRAEGFRVEGDYRNEKINLKIREAQLEKIPHMIILGKNEVENGTLTVRLRDGENKNNLDLSAYISVLRGLDINKSLELWR, from the coding sequence ATGAATATTGTTCTTGCAGACGGCAGTCAGAGGGTGCTTGACGAAGGCAGCAGCGTTCTGGACGCTGCAAAAAACATAAGCCTCGGACTGGCCAAAAAAGCAGTTGCAGGCGAAGTTAACGGCAAAGCGGTCGATCTCGGATACATTTTGAATGAAGGCGATAAGGTTAAAATAATAACGGAAACTGACACGGAAGGGCTGGAAATTCTCCGCCACTCCACAGCCCACCTTATGGCGCAGGCAGTGCAGAGGCTTTACCCCAAGGTGAAGGTCACAATAGGGCCTGTTATCAAGGACGGTTTCTTCTATGACTTTGACACAGGCGACATGAAGTTCACTCCGGAAGATCTGGAAAAGATCGAAAAGGAGATGGCGAAGATAGCCGCCGAAAAAATAGAGGTGCACAGAAAAGTGCTCTCGAAGGATGAGGCGAAAAAGGTCTTCACTGATATGGGCGAAAATTACAAAATTGAGCTCATAGACGCAATAGAGGACCCCACAGTGTCCCTTTACGAGCAGGGAGACTTCATGGATCTCTGCCGCGGGCCGCATATTGACAACACATCGAAAATCAAGCATTACAAGCTTCTTTCCGTTGCGGGCGCATACTGGCGCGGGGATGAGAAAAACCCCCAGCTCCAGCGCATTTACGGTACAAGCTGGTTCAAGAAGGACGAGCTTGATTCCTACCTCCACATGCTTGAGGAGGCGAAAAAACGTGATCACCGCAAAATAGGCAAGGAGCTCAAACTCTTCATGGTTGAGGATGACATAGGCGCAGGCTTCCCCATTTATCTGCCCAAGGGCGGGAAACTCCGCGCAATTCTGGAAGAGTATGAAAGGCAGGAGCATTTCAAAAGAGGCTACGAAGTGGTCTACGGCCCGGCTATCCTCAAGTCCGATATGTGGAAGCGCTCCGGTCACTACGACAACTACGGCGAAAATATGTACTTCACAAAGATTGACGATGTTGAATTCGGCATCAAGCCCATGAACTGCGTCAACCACATAATGGTATACAAGTCAGACCTGAGAAGCTACCGTGACCTGCCTTTGAAGCTTTTTGAACTCGGAACTGTTCACAGGCACGAGAAATCCGGCGTTCTTCACGGACTTATGCGTGTGCGCGCCTTCACTCAGGATGATGCCCACGTTTTCTGTACACCGGAACAGCTTAACGATGAAATTGTCAAAATAATAGACTTCGTGACGGATGTAATGAGCGTTTTCGGCTTCGAGTTTGAGATTGAGGTTTCAACCAAGCCGGAAAAATACATAGGCAGCGATGACAACTGGGAAAAAGCCACGGCTGCGCTTTTTGAAGCCCTGAAAATCAAGGGTCTTCCCTATCAGATTAACGAAGGGGACGGCGCTTTTTACGGCCCCAAAATAGACATCAAGCTGAAAGACGCCATCGGCCGCTTCTGGCAGTGTGCGACAATTCAGGCGGATTTCAACCTGCCCGAACGTTTTGACCTCTCCTACATCGGCGAGGACGGACAGAAGCACAGGCCGATCATGCTTCACAGAGTTATTCTCGGTTCCGTGGACAGATTTATCGGTGTTCTCACCGAGCATTTCGCGGGCAGCTTCCCTCTGTGGATAGCACCTGTTCAGGTTAGGGTTATGAACATCACCGATGATTCCCTTGAAATGTGCAAAAAAGTGGAAGCCGCTCTCAGGGCAGAAGGTTTCCGTGTGGAAGGGGATTACAGGAACGAGAAAATCAACCTGAAAATCCGTGAAGCACAGCTTGAGAAAATCCCCCACATGATTATTCTCGGCAAAAACGAAGTGGAAAACGGCACTCTCACTGTAAGGTTAAGAGACGGGGAAAATAAAAATAACCTTGATCTTTCCGCTTATATTAGTGTATTAAGAGGGCTTGACATAAATAAGTCACTTGAATTATGGAGGTGA
- the infC gene encoding translation initiation factor IF-3, producing the protein MRGRQQQSLDRERINEEITSAEVRLILDDGSQRGVVSIKEALALAAEAGLDLVEVSASATPPVCRVMDFSKYKFEKNKKDREARKKQRQNQIETKEIKFRPKIEDHDYQTKLRHIRRFLEEGDKVKLVIRFRGREMMFQDSGTELLNRVTQDVTGLGVVEKTPEMQGRQQVMIISPVNN; encoded by the coding sequence ATACGCGGCAGGCAACAGCAATCGCTCGACAGAGAAAGGATCAATGAGGAAATAACTTCTGCGGAAGTAAGGCTTATTCTTGATGACGGCAGTCAAAGAGGAGTGGTATCGATAAAGGAGGCTCTGGCATTAGCCGCCGAAGCCGGACTTGATCTCGTCGAGGTATCAGCAAGCGCGACACCTCCCGTTTGCCGTGTTATGGACTTCAGCAAATATAAGTTCGAGAAGAATAAGAAGGATCGTGAGGCGCGCAAAAAACAGCGCCAGAACCAGATCGAAACCAAGGAGATAAAGTTCCGTCCTAAGATCGAAGATCATGACTACCAGACGAAGCTGAGACACATCAGACGTTTCCTCGAAGAAGGGGATAAGGTCAAGCTTGTGATCCGCTTCCGCGGCAGGGAAATGATGTTTCAGGACAGCGGCACGGAGCTTTTGAATAGAGTGACGCAGGACGTCACAGGCTTAGGAGTCGTGGAAAAGACACCTGAGATGCAGGGTCGTCAGCAGGTGATGATCATTTCGCCTGTTAACAACTAA
- the rpmI gene encoding 50S ribosomal protein L35 → MPKMKTHKGAVKRFKVTGSGKVKYKKGFLRHILTSKSSGRKRALRHPGILEGQDAANIKKLLPYA, encoded by the coding sequence ATGCCTAAGATGAAAACCCATAAGGGCGCTGTCAAAAGATTTAAAGTAACCGGCAGCGGAAAGGTTAAGTACAAAAAAGGCTTTTTGAGGCACATCCTCACCTCAAAAAGCAGCGGAAGAAAGCGCGCATTGCGCCACCCTGGCATCCTTGAAGGACAAGACGCAGCAAATATCAAAAAACTGCTGCCGTACGCTTAA
- the rplT gene encoding 50S ribosomal protein L20 → MPRAKGGVKARKRHKKWLEVSKGFQGAANNVYKKSREQGERALAEAYKGRKRRKRDFRTLWIIRIGAAVRQYGLSYSTFIGKLKEKNITLDRKSLSEMAIKSPEQFEQLVKQVNA, encoded by the coding sequence GTGCCAAGAGCGAAAGGCGGGGTCAAAGCCCGCAAACGTCACAAAAAATGGCTTGAGGTCTCCAAAGGCTTTCAAGGCGCAGCGAACAATGTCTACAAAAAAAGCCGCGAGCAGGGCGAACGTGCTCTTGCTGAGGCTTACAAAGGCAGAAAACGCAGAAAACGCGACTTCAGAACTCTTTGGATCATAAGGATCGGAGCCGCCGTAAGACAATACGGCCTCAGCTACAGCACCTTCATCGGCAAGCTGAAAGAAAAAAACATCACCCTCGACAGGAAATCGCTTTCTGAAATGGCTATCAAAAGCCCCGAACAGTTTGAGCAGCTTGTTAAACAGGTAAACGCTTAG